The following coding sequences are from one Pseudonocardia sp. EC080619-01 window:
- a CDS encoding bifunctional 2-polyprenyl-6-hydroxyphenol methylase/3-demethylubiquinol 3-O-methyltransferase UbiG has protein sequence MAVDDQERWDARHRAAGVGTPQPPDALRPHTGLLPATGRALDVACGRGSVAAWLAAQGLDVVAVDVSPAGLAAGAALVAAEQPPGRVRWVQADLDHGFPADDDVYDVVVCQRFRAPALYPALAAAVAPGGLLVVTVLSEVGDTGGQYRAAPGELPAAFGELEVVAHHEGGGEAHLVVRRPA, from the coding sequence GTGGCCGTCGACGACCAGGAGCGTTGGGACGCCCGGCACCGCGCGGCCGGCGTCGGCACCCCGCAGCCACCGGACGCGCTGCGGCCGCACACCGGGCTGCTGCCGGCCACCGGCCGGGCGCTCGACGTCGCCTGCGGCCGCGGGTCCGTCGCCGCGTGGCTCGCCGCGCAGGGGCTCGACGTCGTCGCGGTGGACGTCTCGCCGGCCGGGCTCGCGGCCGGGGCGGCGCTCGTCGCGGCCGAGCAGCCGCCCGGGCGGGTCCGCTGGGTCCAGGCGGACCTCGACCACGGGTTCCCCGCCGACGACGACGTGTACGACGTCGTCGTCTGCCAGCGGTTCCGGGCCCCCGCGCTCTACCCGGCGCTCGCCGCGGCCGTCGCTCCCGGCGGGCTGCTGGTGGTCACCGTGCTCTCCGAGGTCGGCGACACCGGCGGGCAGTACCGGGCCGCCCCCGGCGAGCTTCCGGCGGCGTTCGGCGAGCTGGAGGTCGTCGCCCACCACGAGGGCGGCGGGGAGGCGCACCTGGTGGTCCGCCGGCCCGCCTGA
- a CDS encoding intein-containing Rv2578c family radical SAM protein, with amino-acid sequence MTLVRWNGQQVGIDGIGADAALPGMRGLLRTVRTPEFAGTVFHEVEARSVLNRVASSSPVPFGWTVNPYRGCSHACTYCLAGDTPVLTADGRSRPIGELRPGDEVVGTTSDGRGRRRFVRTPVLAHWSTRRRAQRVSLTDGTVLVTSAEHRFLTGEGWAHVRPGRCRASADRPHLRPGSALVGPGAAAMPRGARPPGYDEGYLCGLVRADAVRSRVTAEAFPSAWVELEAVARAHHLIGEPARATAPSAAPAAAQRPSPTVWPEHPGQGWSAGFVGGVLDACGQVSAGVLRIVPGDEQLTRATVAAVRRLGFRVASEPSGRPGARALRVLGGAAEQLRLVAVADPAVARVRDVTGALVEEPPEGAPQVTGVHDTGRVVPMYDITTGTGDFVAAGVVSHNCFARNTHTYLDLDAGADFDSQIVVKVNAARVLERELARPSWRREHVAMGTNTDPYQRAEGRYRLMPGVIGALARSGTPFSILTKGTVLTRDLPDLAAANRDVRVGTGVSVALLDRELQARLEPGTPSPRARLDLVRRITEAGLPCGVMVAPVLPWLTDSAEALDALLGEIAAAGACRATVLALHLRPGTREWFLQWLGREYPALLPRYEKLYRRGATADREYRAALRSRAAPLLARHGLDGPEADPGDPGWTRQEPAAPPPREPRDEQLSLL; translated from the coding sequence ATGACTCTCGTGCGGTGGAACGGGCAGCAGGTGGGGATCGACGGGATCGGCGCGGACGCGGCGCTGCCGGGGATGCGCGGGTTGCTGCGCACGGTGCGTACGCCGGAGTTCGCGGGGACGGTGTTCCACGAGGTGGAGGCGCGGTCGGTGCTGAACCGGGTGGCGTCGTCCTCGCCGGTGCCGTTCGGGTGGACGGTGAACCCGTACCGCGGCTGCTCCCACGCGTGCACCTACTGCCTCGCGGGCGACACCCCGGTGCTGACGGCCGACGGCCGGTCCCGCCCGATCGGGGAGCTCCGCCCGGGCGACGAGGTGGTCGGCACGACGTCCGACGGGCGGGGCCGCCGCCGGTTCGTCCGCACCCCGGTGCTCGCGCACTGGTCCACCCGGCGCCGCGCCCAGCGGGTGTCCCTGACCGACGGCACGGTGCTGGTCACCTCGGCCGAGCACCGCTTCCTGACCGGCGAGGGCTGGGCCCACGTGCGGCCGGGGCGGTGCCGGGCCTCGGCGGACCGTCCGCACCTGCGGCCCGGCTCCGCGCTGGTGGGGCCCGGCGCGGCGGCGATGCCCCGCGGCGCCCGGCCGCCCGGCTACGACGAGGGCTACCTCTGCGGCCTGGTCCGGGCCGACGCGGTCCGGTCCCGGGTGACGGCCGAGGCGTTCCCGTCGGCGTGGGTGGAGCTGGAGGCGGTCGCCCGCGCCCACCACCTGATCGGCGAACCGGCACGGGCGACCGCACCGTCGGCGGCCCCGGCCGCGGCGCAGCGGCCGTCGCCCACGGTGTGGCCGGAGCACCCCGGGCAGGGCTGGTCGGCGGGATTCGTCGGCGGTGTGCTCGACGCCTGCGGCCAGGTCTCGGCGGGGGTGCTGCGGATCGTCCCGGGCGACGAGCAGCTCACCCGGGCCACGGTCGCGGCGGTGCGCCGGCTCGGGTTCCGGGTGGCGTCCGAACCGTCCGGGCGGCCGGGTGCGCGCGCGTTGCGGGTGCTCGGCGGCGCGGCGGAGCAGCTGCGGCTGGTCGCGGTCGCGGACCCGGCCGTCGCGCGGGTCCGCGACGTCACCGGTGCCCTCGTCGAGGAGCCGCCGGAAGGGGCCCCGCAGGTCACCGGTGTGCACGACACCGGCCGGGTGGTCCCGATGTACGACATCACCACCGGCACGGGTGACTTCGTCGCGGCCGGGGTCGTCAGCCACAACTGCTTCGCCCGCAACACCCACACCTACCTCGACCTCGACGCGGGCGCGGACTTCGACTCCCAGATCGTGGTGAAGGTGAACGCCGCCCGGGTGCTGGAGCGTGAGCTGGCGCGGCCGTCGTGGCGGCGGGAGCACGTCGCGATGGGCACCAACACCGACCCGTACCAGCGGGCCGAGGGCCGCTACCGGCTGATGCCCGGGGTGATCGGGGCGCTCGCCCGGTCCGGCACACCGTTCTCGATCCTGACCAAGGGCACCGTGCTGACCCGGGACCTGCCGGACCTGGCCGCGGCGAACCGGGACGTCCGGGTCGGCACCGGGGTCTCGGTCGCGTTGCTCGACCGGGAGCTGCAGGCGCGCCTGGAACCGGGGACGCCGAGCCCGCGGGCCCGGCTCGACCTGGTCCGGCGGATCACGGAGGCGGGCCTGCCGTGCGGGGTGATGGTCGCGCCCGTCCTGCCGTGGCTCACGGACTCGGCCGAGGCGCTCGACGCGCTGCTCGGGGAGATCGCCGCGGCCGGTGCCTGCCGTGCCACCGTGCTCGCGCTGCACCTGCGGCCCGGGACCCGCGAGTGGTTCCTGCAGTGGCTGGGCCGCGAGTACCCGGCCCTGCTGCCCCGCTACGAGAAGCTCTACCGCCGGGGGGCGACGGCCGACCGCGAGTACCGCGCCGCACTCCGGAGCCGCGCCGCGCCACTGCTGGCCCGGCACGGCCTGGACGGTCCGGAGGCCGATCCGGGCGACCCCGGCTGGACCCGTCAGGAACCGGCCGCACCCCCGCCACGGGAGCCTCGCGACGAGCAACTCAGCCTGCTGTGA
- a CDS encoding peptidylprolyl isomerase, with the protein MATNEQRREAAKRKLAAQQAHRAERAEKRKRTTTIAAVATVLVVALAAGGVYALTAAWGGPEEAAPPAQAQGDGPDTSGLPTVPLPQRPTALPASVDCAYAASPEPASKPATPPPGGQVSAEGQVPTTLQTSAGTIDLTLDRALAPCTVNSFANLAQQGYFDGTSCHRLTTSPGLQVLQCGDPTGRGSGGPGYSFADEVFPELTYGRGLLAMANAGPDTNGSQFFMIYGDAQLPPNYTVFGSIGPQGLSTLDTVAKGGESVGSGDGTPNVPVEIQGATVG; encoded by the coding sequence GTGGCGACGAACGAGCAGCGCCGGGAGGCGGCGAAGCGGAAGCTCGCTGCCCAGCAGGCCCACCGGGCCGAGCGGGCGGAGAAGCGGAAGCGGACGACGACGATCGCCGCCGTCGCGACGGTACTGGTCGTCGCGCTAGCCGCCGGGGGCGTCTACGCGCTGACCGCGGCGTGGGGCGGACCCGAGGAGGCCGCGCCGCCCGCCCAGGCGCAGGGTGACGGGCCGGACACCTCCGGCCTGCCCACGGTGCCGCTGCCGCAGCGGCCCACCGCGCTGCCCGCGTCGGTCGACTGCGCCTACGCGGCGTCGCCGGAGCCCGCCTCGAAGCCGGCCACCCCGCCCCCGGGCGGTCAGGTCTCCGCGGAGGGGCAGGTCCCCACGACGCTGCAGACCAGCGCGGGGACCATCGACCTCACCCTGGACCGGGCACTCGCGCCGTGCACCGTGAACAGCTTCGCGAACCTGGCGCAGCAGGGCTACTTCGACGGCACGTCGTGCCACCGGCTGACGACCAGCCCGGGCCTGCAGGTGCTGCAGTGCGGCGACCCGACCGGGCGCGGCAGCGGCGGCCCCGGCTACTCGTTCGCCGACGAGGTCTTCCCCGAGCTCACCTACGGCCGCGGGCTGCTCGCGATGGCCAACGCGGGCCCGGACACCAACGGCAGCCAGTTCTTCATGATCTACGGCGACGCCCAGCTCCCGCCGAACTACACCGTGTTCGGGTCCATCGGCCCGCAGGGGCTGTCGACCCTCGACACGGTCGCGAAGGGCGGCGAGTCGGTCGGGTCCGGTGACGGCACGCCGAACGTCCCGGTGGAGATCCAGGGCGCGACCGTCGGCTGA
- a CDS encoding YibE/F family protein has protein sequence MHPDDPGPRHPYPGDPRGGQPSGRRRRPEPGDGHGHGVPRPRATPPVPGRPGPGGPPPERAARRPDAPWAPGTEGAGQEHGGGYATGPVPAGAPTGTGRRAARRRAEEDHAGTGHGHGHGHGAPSPAGRRVRNLLVALLVPCALATLTGLVLLWPGPVPAPELPPTEQVHGDVQSVQVADCSPGSGDGACTGVTVRMTDGPRAGRDLVQLVPTEPSSPRFAVGDPVTMAWSGGNPDEAGSYQLNDFQRGPALGWLAAAFAVAVVLLGRLRGFAALVGLLLSFAVLLWFVLPAILSGGSPLAVAVTGSCLIMFVVLYLTHGFSARTSCAVLGTLASLALIGVLGYAFTAATRLTGLDDTTANLIGTLGPGVPIDPRGLVLAGLVIGALGALDDVTVTQASAVWELGAANPRLGPRELFAAGMRIGRDHVASAVNTLVLAYAGAALPLLLLFSVAAGGVTEVLTSQDVATEIVRTLVGSIGLVAAVPVTTGLAALVAARR, from the coding sequence GTGCATCCCGACGATCCCGGCCCGCGGCACCCGTACCCCGGGGACCCGCGGGGCGGGCAGCCGTCCGGCAGGCGGCGCCGCCCCGAGCCCGGCGACGGCCACGGGCACGGTGTCCCCCGGCCCCGTGCGACCCCGCCCGTGCCGGGGCGTCCCGGTCCCGGTGGCCCGCCGCCGGAGCGGGCCGCTCGTCGTCCCGACGCGCCGTGGGCCCCGGGAACGGAGGGCGCCGGGCAGGAGCACGGCGGCGGGTACGCCACCGGGCCGGTGCCCGCCGGCGCCCCGACCGGCACCGGGCGCCGTGCGGCGCGACGCCGGGCCGAGGAGGACCACGCCGGCACCGGGCACGGCCACGGGCACGGACACGGCGCCCCCTCCCCCGCCGGCCGACGGGTGCGGAACCTCCTCGTCGCGCTGCTCGTCCCCTGCGCCCTCGCGACCCTCACCGGTCTCGTCCTGCTGTGGCCGGGGCCGGTCCCGGCACCCGAGCTGCCGCCGACCGAGCAGGTGCACGGCGACGTGCAGTCCGTCCAGGTCGCGGACTGCTCCCCCGGCTCCGGCGACGGGGCCTGCACCGGCGTCACCGTCCGGATGACCGACGGCCCCCGGGCCGGACGCGACCTCGTGCAGCTCGTCCCGACCGAGCCGTCCAGCCCGCGGTTCGCCGTCGGCGACCCGGTGACGATGGCCTGGTCCGGCGGGAACCCGGACGAGGCGGGCTCGTACCAGCTCAACGACTTCCAGCGCGGGCCCGCGCTGGGCTGGCTGGCGGCGGCGTTCGCGGTGGCCGTCGTGCTGCTGGGGCGGCTGCGCGGGTTCGCCGCCCTGGTGGGCCTGCTGCTCAGCTTCGCCGTGCTGCTGTGGTTCGTCCTGCCGGCGATCCTGTCGGGCGGGTCACCGCTCGCGGTGGCCGTCACCGGGTCGTGCCTGATCATGTTCGTGGTGCTGTACCTGACCCACGGGTTCAGCGCCCGTACGTCGTGCGCGGTACTGGGGACGCTCGCGTCGCTGGCCCTGATCGGCGTGCTCGGCTACGCCTTCACCGCGGCCACCCGGCTCACCGGGCTGGACGACACGACGGCCAACCTGATCGGGACGCTCGGCCCCGGCGTCCCGATCGACCCGCGCGGCCTGGTCCTGGCCGGGCTCGTGATCGGCGCGCTCGGTGCGCTCGACGACGTGACGGTCACCCAGGCGTCGGCGGTCTGGGAGCTCGGTGCGGCGAACCCGCGGCTCGGGCCCCGCGAGCTGTTCGCCGCCGGGATGCGGATCGGCCGCGACCACGTGGCGTCCGCGGTGAACACCCTCGTGCTGGCCTACGCCGGCGCCGCGCTCCCGTTGCTGCTGCTGTTCTCGGTGGCGGCCGGCGGCGTGACGGAGGTCCTGACAAGCCAGGACGTCGCGACCGAGATCGTCCGGACGCTGGTCGGCAGCATCGGGCTGGTCGCCGCGGTGCCGGTGACGACCGGTCTCGCGGCGCTCGTCGCCGCCCGTCGCTGA
- the hisS gene encoding histidine--tRNA ligase — protein sequence MTATEQRADGPRARKPEPFAAPKGIPEYLPTDSAGFVHVRDTLAAAAARAGYGYIELPVFEDTGLYARGVGESTDVVSKEMYTFADRGERSVTLRPEGTAGVVRSVIEHNLDKQGLPVKLRYAGPFFRYERPQAGRYRQLQQVGVEAIGVDDPALDAEVIAVADEGFKALGLTGYRLELTSLGDAECRPAYRERLQEFLSGLDLDEATRERAAINPLRVLDDKRPEVRAAMAGAPLLMDHLSDASAEHHAQVLAHLDDLGVAYTANPRMVRGLDYYTKTTFEFVHDGLGAQSGIGGGGRYDGLMATLGGPELSGVGFGIGVDRTLMACAAEGVQPWTTARAEVFGVPLGDAAKRRLVVVAAELRARGVRVDLSYGGRGLKGAMKSADRSGARFALVLGDRDLENGTVGLKDLASGEQQDVPLDAVTGAVVTALAS from the coding sequence GTGACCGCCACCGAGCAGCGGGCGGACGGGCCCCGGGCACGCAAGCCCGAGCCGTTCGCCGCGCCGAAGGGCATCCCGGAGTACCTTCCGACGGATTCGGCGGGCTTCGTCCATGTCCGGGACACCCTCGCCGCGGCTGCCGCCCGGGCGGGGTACGGCTACATCGAGCTCCCGGTGTTCGAGGACACCGGGCTGTACGCCCGCGGGGTGGGGGAGTCCACCGACGTCGTCTCCAAGGAGATGTACACCTTCGCCGACCGCGGCGAGCGGTCGGTGACGCTGCGCCCGGAGGGCACCGCAGGCGTCGTCCGGTCGGTGATCGAGCACAACCTCGACAAGCAGGGGCTGCCGGTCAAGCTGCGTTACGCCGGGCCGTTCTTCCGCTACGAGCGCCCGCAGGCCGGCCGGTACCGGCAGCTGCAGCAGGTCGGCGTCGAGGCGATCGGCGTCGACGACCCCGCGCTCGACGCCGAGGTCATCGCGGTCGCCGACGAGGGCTTCAAGGCGCTCGGCCTGACCGGCTACCGGCTGGAGCTCACCTCGCTCGGCGACGCCGAGTGCCGTCCCGCCTACCGCGAGCGGCTGCAGGAGTTCCTGTCCGGCCTGGACCTCGACGAGGCGACCCGCGAGCGGGCCGCGATCAACCCGCTGCGGGTGCTCGACGACAAGCGACCCGAGGTGCGCGCGGCGATGGCGGGGGCCCCGCTGCTGATGGACCACCTGTCCGACGCGTCGGCCGAGCACCACGCGCAGGTCCTCGCGCACCTCGACGACCTCGGCGTCGCCTACACGGCGAACCCGCGGATGGTGCGCGGCCTGGACTACTACACGAAGACGACCTTCGAGTTCGTCCACGACGGTCTCGGGGCCCAGTCCGGGATCGGCGGCGGCGGCCGGTACGACGGCCTGATGGCCACCCTCGGCGGGCCGGAGCTGTCCGGCGTCGGGTTCGGCATCGGCGTCGACCGGACGCTGATGGCCTGCGCCGCCGAGGGCGTGCAGCCGTGGACGACCGCCCGGGCCGAGGTGTTCGGGGTGCCGCTGGGCGACGCCGCGAAGCGCAGGCTCGTCGTCGTCGCGGCCGAGCTGCGGGCCCGCGGGGTGCGGGTCGACCTCTCCTACGGCGGGCGCGGCCTCAAGGGCGCGATGAAGTCGGCGGACCGCTCCGGCGCCCGGTTCGCGCTGGTCCTGGGCGACCGCGACCTCGAGAACGGCACCGTCGGGCTCAAGGACCTCGCCTCCGGCGAGCAGCAGGACGTCCCGCTCGACGCCGTCACCGGAGCCGTCGTCACGGCCCTCGCGAGCTGA